The Aeoliella mucimassa genome includes the window GGCATGACTCCCCGCGAAGACCTTCGCGACAGCCTGGCCCGTTCGGTCGACTTGATCGTCCGCTGCCAGAACGAAGAGGGAGGCTGGCGCTACAATCCCGAACCGCTCGACGCCGATATCTCGGTCACTATTTGCCAGATCATGGCCTTGCGGGCAGCACGCAACGCTGGCTTGCACGTGCCGAAGGAAACCGTCGACAAATGCGAAGCCTACGTCAAGCAATGCCAGGAACCCGATGGCGGGTTTAGCTACATGCTGCAGAACCGCGGGAGCATGTTCCCCCGCTCGGCGGCCGGCGTCGTCGCCCTCTATAGCGCTGGCGTGTACGAAGGACCCGAGATCGAGAAGGGGCTGGTGTACGTCGACCGCTTCCTGCCCGACCCGCGGCAGATGTCGCGCGAGTCGCACTACTTCTATGGCCATTACTACGCGGTGCAAGCCATGTGGCACGCCGGCGGGCCTCGGTGGCAACGCTGGTACCCGGCTATTCGCGAAACCCTGGTCAAGTCGCAACGCCCCGATGGCTCGTGGCAAGACTCCGTCGGGGCCGACTATGCCACGGCGATGTCGTGCATCATTCTGCAGATTCCGAACAACGCCTTACCGATTTTTCAACGATGAGTTTTGCTATTCGCGCGCTGGCCTGCACGATCGCACTCGGCGCAATGCTCGCGACGACCGCCCAGGCTGCGAATCAACTGGTGCTCACTTCCGGCGCTCGCACTGCTGGTCAGGTCGTATCGCTCAACGCCGGCACGCTTGTCGTCAACTCCGGCGACAACACCAGCAGCTACGGCCCCGGGGAGTGGCTCCGCTGGCAACATCCGGCCGACTGCGAACCTCGCCCGCAACTCTGGCTGCAAGGGCGAACCCATTTGGTCGCCAAACGCGACTGGACCGGCAAGGTGCCGATCACCCTCAACCAGCAGACTGCAACCATCGATACCGCTTCGCTCGGCAAGATCACCATTCCCCGCAAGCAGTTGAATTGTTTGTTGATCGAAGCCGCGAAGGAACCGCTCCGCAGCCAGCAGATTCTCGCTCAGGCGCAACAACCCGCGGATACCGATCGCGTCTGGCTGGCCGCTGGCGATCAACTCAGCGGCAAAGTGCTCTCGTTCAACGGTGTTACGCTCGAGTTCGAGTTCGCCGGCGGCAAAGTGCCGCTGTTGGCGAAAGACATCGCCGCGGTCGCGCTGGCATCGACTCCGCAGGCTCCCCAGGGCAGCCGCTATTTGGTCGGCATGGCCGATGGATCGCTCGTAGAATCCACCGAGGTCACGCTCGATAGCGAACAACTGGTGCTCACCGCGCTTGGCGAATGGCGCACGCGCAAGATCGACCAGTTGGTCTTCGTGCAGTCGCTCGACGAGTCGATCGATTACCTCAGCGATCTGCAGCCGGTCGACTTTCGCCACACGCCCTACTTCACTGGTACCTGGCCGCTGGCGCGCGACCGAGCGCTCGCTGGTTCGCCGCTTCGTGCGGGGGGCAAGTCGTACGCCAAGGGGCTGGCCATGCACTCGGCCGCCCGCGCGGTGTATCGGGTGCCGGCCGGGGCGAAGCAGTTGCTCGCCGACGTGGCCATCGACGACTCCACCCACCGCGGCGGTAGCGCCCTGTTTGCGGTGTATCGTGTGAACGCCGAAGGGGTGAAGCCCGCGTACAGTTCCGGCGTCGTCCGCGGCGGCGATGCTCCTCGTTCGGTTGCCGTCGATGTCGCCGGTGCAACGGCCGTGGTACTGGTGGTCGACTACGCCGAGGATGGCGACCAGCAGGATCACGCCAACTGGCTCGACGCGAGGTTCGTGCAAGTCGCAGCGAGCGAGCCGCCGCCAGCCGAACCCACGCCCGAGCCCACGCCCGACGCGACCAGCAAGCACGAACCCCAACCGCTCGAACTGGCCGGGCTCGAGAACGTGTTTCAACTCACTCCCCGAGTCACCAGCGGTAGCGGACCAGCGACCGACCAGGCGTTTGCCTCGCTGGCCGAGCAGGGGATCACAACCGTGGTGAGTGTCGACGGGGCGAAGCCCGACATCGACCTCGCCCACAAGCATGGGCTGCGTTACCTCCACATTCCGATCGGCTACGACGGGCTCTCGCGCGAGGCCGAGCTGGCCCTCGCCCGCGTGATGCAGGAGACCGAGGGCCGCGTGTACATTCATTGCCATCATGGCAAGCATCGCGGGCCAGCGGCGGCGGCGATTGCCTGCCTTGCCGATGGTGCGCTCGACCCGGCGGCCGCCGCCCATGTGCTCGAGGTCGCCGGCACCAGCGAGAAGTACCGCGGGCTCTGGCGCGATGTGGCCGAGTTCGCCCCGCCGAAGCCGGAGGAACAACTCCCCGAACTGGTCGAAACTGCCAGCGTCACCGGGCGCGTCGCGGCGATGTCGCAAATCGACATGGCCTTCGAGCACCTGACCGCGCTCGAGTCGAACGAGTGGCAAGCCCCGGCCGACCACCCCGACCTTGACCGCGCCGAACAAGCCACGCTGCTCTGGGAAGGCTACCGCGAGTCGCAACGCTTCAGCGAGCAACAAGGCGAAGCCGACCTCGCGAAGCTCTTCGACCCATCGATCACCCAAGCCGAACAACTCCGCCAGGCCCTCGAACAAGGCGACGTCGCCAAAGCCAGCACGCTGATGACCGAACTAAAACAATCGTGCGCGACGTGTCACGAGGGGTATCGGAATAATCGGTAGAGGGGCGGCGGTACTATTCGTAAATGCTCGCATTAACAAGCACTGCATTGGACTCAGTAGTCGTGTATGGAGTCTGCCATGCCTAAACTGCAATTCTCCATGCGATGGCTTCTTTTGGCCATGACGATTGCTGCAGTCACTGTAGCTTACATCAGCTTGGAACGGTCCAAGTATATCTACCAAGATCGTGCCTTACAGGAATTGCAGAGGCTCACCGATTGTAGAGTTGCAGATGAGGTAGAAGCGGGAAGTCCTAGCGTTCTAGGTTGGTTTGTCTCCAAGGATAAGTTTCATCGTGTGCTGACCGCTCGGATTGGCAATGTGGGAGAACCGATTTACCCACCCGGTTTTTTAGAACAGCATCTCAAAGAGATGCCGTGGCTGAGAGCGGTTGATGCTAGATGGACGGACTTAGACGACCGCCATGTACAGGAGATCGTAAAGGCGGTACCTCAGGTAGAGCATCTTTTGCTGTTCGATGTAGACGTCTCCGATGCTGGTTGTAGAGAGCTCAGTAAACTGGATAGTCTGCTAACGCTGGGGATTGGGGAGGGGGTAAGGAGTGGGCCCCCTCCGCACTTGACTCCTCAATGCGTGATTGAAGTTGCTAAGGTGCGGTCGCTGCGAAAACTGATTATTAGTCTTCCCGATCTTACTTCAAAAGAATTATCACCGCTCGCAGGCTTAACCCATTTGGAAGTCTTGGATGTATCATGGAGTCGTGTCGACGATCTTGCGATCCCGACGCTGACCCAATTGAGGCGTCTGAAGAGATTAGACATTTCGGAAACTGATGTCACAGCGGAAGGGCTCCATCGTCTAAAGCAGCAGATGCCTGGCGTTGAGATCGTTTGGGGGCGAATGTCGTCTTGAAAGGTGAACCGGTTAAAGAATTGCTGGCGACACCCTCGCTTATTTCTGAGATCACAGGTCTGGTAGCAAGTCCAGCCGACCTGGGGTAGAATAACGATGGTGCTTCGGCACCGGTGTTTCCACTAGCGTAAGGTCTGTTGGTGGTGATCCTTGTCGAGATTCCTTGTCGGAGAGCATTGCATGCCCAGTTTCCGTTGGTTGATTCTGGTTCTTGTCGCAACTGGCTCTTGCTGGTCGTTCTCGTCGGCAGCGGTGATCGAACGCGACGAATCATGAGGGGTATCGGAATAATCGGTAGAGGGGCGGCGGTACTAAGGAGGTGGAATAGTGTGCTCGCACTTATCGCATAATCCGATTCCAGGGGAATAGCGGGGAATAGCCATGCACAGCTGGCGACACGCGATTTTGGTTTCCATCGCAGCGTTAGGCTGCGTCGTTATCTTGGCAGTCCGGGCAGTTGCCGAAGAGCCCGCTGCCGGAGAGCCGCCATTGGACAAAGAGCAAGAGCAGATCGAGCGGTACTTTGAGAGTGCTCGCACGAAGGTTGGGCTTTTCTACAAATATCTTGATAAAGCTTCGTCAATGAGCAGGCTTGCTGCTCGGAGAATGGGGATTCAACGCAGATGCGATTTATTCATGCTGCCGGGCGTATTCGAACTCAACAGGCGCGTGAATACCAATTCTCAGGAGTGCAGTGCTGAGGTTCAGAAAGCGGTCCTGAAGTTGTTTCCGCCCACCGGAGGAACTTGGCATGACGTCCGCACTGCTGTTCGCCACGCTCAAGACCTTGCCGCATCGCTCTACAAACGAAAACTCGATCCTTGTGCCTATATTGAAAAATTGAGAGAAGCCCACCAGGCAAGCCATCTTGAGACCCTCTGTTTGCTATTCTACTACGAGCAACTCTATCTGGATGGTCATGAAGAGAAAGCCATCGATCTACTGACGCAGGAGTTGAATGCGAATGTCGAAAG containing:
- a CDS encoding NPCBM/NEW2 domain-containing protein, with product MSFAIRALACTIALGAMLATTAQAANQLVLTSGARTAGQVVSLNAGTLVVNSGDNTSSYGPGEWLRWQHPADCEPRPQLWLQGRTHLVAKRDWTGKVPITLNQQTATIDTASLGKITIPRKQLNCLLIEAAKEPLRSQQILAQAQQPADTDRVWLAAGDQLSGKVLSFNGVTLEFEFAGGKVPLLAKDIAAVALASTPQAPQGSRYLVGMADGSLVESTEVTLDSEQLVLTALGEWRTRKIDQLVFVQSLDESIDYLSDLQPVDFRHTPYFTGTWPLARDRALAGSPLRAGGKSYAKGLAMHSAARAVYRVPAGAKQLLADVAIDDSTHRGGSALFAVYRVNAEGVKPAYSSGVVRGGDAPRSVAVDVAGATAVVLVVDYAEDGDQQDHANWLDARFVQVAASEPPPAEPTPEPTPDATSKHEPQPLELAGLENVFQLTPRVTSGSGPATDQAFASLAEQGITTVVSVDGAKPDIDLAHKHGLRYLHIPIGYDGLSREAELALARVMQETEGRVYIHCHHGKHRGPAAAAIACLADGALDPAAAAHVLEVAGTSEKYRGLWRDVAEFAPPKPEEQLPELVETASVTGRVAAMSQIDMAFEHLTALESNEWQAPADHPDLDRAEQATLLWEGYRESQRFSEQQGEADLAKLFDPSITQAEQLRQALEQGDVAKASTLMTELKQSCATCHEGYRNNR
- a CDS encoding prenyltransferase/squalene oxidase repeat-containing protein encodes the protein MKPLVCTVVLLCLLSQPVMAQEGDTELSAADMMEPAIDSIDRGLAYLAANQNEDGSFRSSNMGRNPAVVALGGMAFLAGGNTPGRGKYGEEVNRTVDFLIANTRADGFITNAEGAGHGPMYGHGFATLFLGEVYGMTPREDLRDSLARSVDLIVRCQNEEGGWRYNPEPLDADISVTICQIMALRAARNAGLHVPKETVDKCEAYVKQCQEPDGGFSYMLQNRGSMFPRSAAGVVALYSAGVYEGPEIEKGLVYVDRFLPDPRQMSRESHYFYGHYYAVQAMWHAGGPRWQRWYPAIRETLVKSQRPDGSWQDSVGADYATAMSCIILQIPNNALPIFQR
- a CDS encoding leucine-rich repeat domain-containing protein codes for the protein MPKLQFSMRWLLLAMTIAAVTVAYISLERSKYIYQDRALQELQRLTDCRVADEVEAGSPSVLGWFVSKDKFHRVLTARIGNVGEPIYPPGFLEQHLKEMPWLRAVDARWTDLDDRHVQEIVKAVPQVEHLLLFDVDVSDAGCRELSKLDSLLTLGIGEGVRSGPPPHLTPQCVIEVAKVRSLRKLIISLPDLTSKELSPLAGLTHLEVLDVSWSRVDDLAIPTLTQLRRLKRLDISETDVTAEGLHRLKQQMPGVEIVWGRMSS